In Oncorhynchus tshawytscha isolate Ot180627B linkage group LG24, Otsh_v2.0, whole genome shotgun sequence, the genomic window cggtcgacctctaatacaaacacacacacacactcacacacacacacgcacacacacacgctgtagtagcagtggtagtgcCCCTGTAGACTACAGATAAGGATCTCTGAGATGTAGCTGTATCTCTTCAACCGTCACCTCAATGTGATTTGTCACTCAACCTGACTAGCATGTTTCTTTCAACTCAGTCAATAAACCAgttgatttgttgttgttgttccatgGAAACGGACAATATTCTGCTGATTGGTTGGTCTGATATGAAGGCCAGCTGGTTTTGTCTTTCCTGTCACATCTTTGTCCCTGAGCAGGGCTCAGGATGATCAATAGTTAGTGAACAGCCCACAGGGGTgctaaaagagaaagagagagacaactcCACGACTCCCTTCTCTCTGACCGactccaccccttctctctccactcccccttctctctgaccgactccacccccttctctctgacCGACTCCACCgactccacccccttctctctgacCGACTccacccccccttctctctgaccgactccaccccttctctctgacctgactccacccccttctctctgaccgactccaccccttctctctgaccgactccacccccttctctctgaccgactccaccccttctctctgaCCTGACCGactccaccccttctctctgaccgactccacccccttctctctgaccgactccaccccttctctctgaCCAACACCACTCCAGTCCCCCTTCTCTCTGACTGACTCgactccacccccttctctctgaccgactccacccccttctctctgaccgactccaccccttctctcccttctctctgaccGACGACCCACCCCCTCTAACCGAgtccatccccttctctctgaccgactccactccacccccttctctctaaccgagtccatccccttctctctgaccgactccacccccttctctctgacCAACACCACCCCCTCTAACCGAgtccatccccttctctctgaccgactccacccccttctctctgactgactgactgaataacTTGCATGCTTCCTCCGTATACTGTacatgtctgcatcccaaatggtaccatatcccctatataacgcactacctttgaccaggacccaatggtTGAGCACTACAGGAAATAAGGTCCCATTGGGGACATATCAGACCATGTGCTGCTGACTGCTGAACACACAAACATCAGATCAGACCACAGATAGACGACAAAACTGGGACACGTGGTTGCATTGTAGACGAACAGACATACTGCCTAGGCTATTATCAAGCACGTGCGCCACAAAAGAAGGTCATTGCTCAAGGCATATGAGGAAACAAGCTGCATTATCAGCAAATACCAACTGAAAGATAGTTAGAACAGGATGTCAGAGTGAGATTTGTCTACTGCGAGGATCGGTGTAGTTGGAAaaggatgtcagagagagagatctctaCTGAGAGGATCGTGTAGTTGGAAaaggatgtcagagagagagatctctaCTGAGAGGATTGTGTAGTTGGAGGATGACATAGAGAGATAGTTATCTGCTCAGAGGGTCGGTGTAGTTGGAGCAGGATGTCAGATAAAGGAAATGTCTACTGAGAGGAGCTCTGAAGTTGGAGCAggatttcagagagagagagagagagagagatctctacTGAGAGGATTGGTGTAGTTGGAGCAGGAGGTCAGGGAGAGAGATATGTACTTGTCTACTCTGTTATCTCGACTTAGTATGAACAAGTTTGTCCTTGTGCAGAATACAGAAAACATGCTGCGTTGCAATTCTAGTTTGGCAGCGGTGTGTGCAGACTGACAACCCAGATCAGTGTGTCATTACACTTGAATGTAAATTGTGGACCTTTATATAACAATAAGGTGCTATTTATCCACTTCACAAAGTGGTTTCTCAACGGCAATCCTTTAAAGAAAGCAACCTCAGACACTTAGTTCTTCATACAAGATCACAAATTGTATTTTGGCAATTATTTTTTTTGAAACAAGTGCATATACACATTACAGTTAAATGATTTCAGTTGGATGCTTAAGTGTTTACAGAGAAAGGCTAGTCATCATCAGTCACATTCTACGTTTTGAAAAGGAACTGCTATCAGACAGGTCACGTCCCAAACAACCACCCTGTACCTTACATAAAGCACTAGTCTTGACCAGAGAGCCCTATGGGTTTCCCCAAGGGGGTTctggttcaaaagtagtgcattgcatagggaatagggtgccatttgagatgtaaACTCAACAAAGAGGGACCAAGAAGAGTCCTATTTTATTATGATTACATACCTTCATCTTCAAAAATATACAAACACAATGTAttccaaaaaaatctaaaaacattacAGTCATGTTTTACTGAAGAATACAGTAGTCCCTTCGGTTTGGGTCCACTATAAACATAGTCCATTAGTTTACTTGGATGGTATGCAGTAGTCCCTTCGGTTTGGGTCCACTATAAACATAGTCCATTAGTTTACTTGGATGGTATGCAGTAGTCCCTTCGGTTTGGGTCCACTATAAACATAGTCCATTAGTTTACTTGGATGGTATGCAGTAGTCCCTTCAGTTTGGGTCCACTATGTACATAGTCCATTAGTTTACTTGGATGGTATGCAGTAGGTATGTGGtatttgtatatttatatagttGTATTTGAACCCCCCCACAACAATCCCTTCCCCATGTTGAAAATGGAAATCAAGTATCCCTCTCTTTTTTTACTTTGACGTCTCCTGCAAGGATGGTAGCGATTTCTCCTTGCATGAAAGCCCACGGTACGTTAGAGCCGACCAACGGGCACTTCTCCCCACTGGGACAGTACACCTCCCCGGTGGCTCCTTGTTGTTTGATGCTCTGCCGCGAACACGGGAAGCAGAACTTGTGCGAGGGTACCGACGGACACTGAACAAAGTGAGTGTCCTCTAACCTCTCGTGACAGAGCGTGCAGCAGAGGGGTACGCTCCCGGGTACTGACGGGTCCGGAATGCTTTGAGGTCCGTGCCCTTGGTCCACGCCTCCTCCTGACACGTGAGTTGTCCCCGCACCACCAGtaccatctctcccctgtccaaGCCGCCGGTTCTGGTTCATGGAAGAGGGCGAGAGCGGGCTGCTGCTGTTGCGACGCGTGGTGGAGTGGACCTGGTTCCCGTCTTTGGGCGAGCTGTTCCCGCCACCACCGGCGTTGTCTGCCGCGAGGATCAGAGCCGCCATGGGGGACTGGCCGTTCTGCGCAGCTTCCGGTGGGGTGGTGCGTGAGTGGGGGGATATGGTATTGGTGGGGACGGAGGAGAAGCTTGGTGGTGGTCCCGGGGGCATTTTATGTCCGTCACGGTCAGATGGTGGACCCGGTAACCACTGCTGTCTGTCCTCTCCGTTATGCTTGGCGgcggttccctctctctctccctccggttCCGGCGATGCTTTCCTCTTCATAGTCCGCGGGTGTTTTCCCCTGTCTGAAGGAAGGAAAGGGTTAAACGCGAAGAAGGCTGAGTTAGAGACACAACATGCTGATCAATACTGAGAAGAAACACTTCCCTTGTTGCATAACGCTAAATAATACAAACAACAACATCATCTTATTCAGTAGTAGGAGTCATTCttctatgatttaaaaaaataaacaaatatgaccctttatttaaccaggggaacctagataaataaaggcacataaaataaacacacacacaaaaataaaaaaaggcaCTCATATGTTAAAATGGACTCGTGGCTGAGTTTGTGTCATGAGACATGGAAATGTGATCTGTCTACTTCATTTGAATGGTAGTGCCTAAAGGGTGGACACGTGAAACACTTTCCATCGGCTGAAGCATATCAGGCGACGTACGACTTGTGTCATGACAAAatgctaaatatatatatatataatatatctctAGGCTGTATGCAGGCTAGGTTACTGTACTGCTCCATTTAATGGAAaaacaaccccagccagccatccagtcagccagccagccagccagtcagtcagccagccagccagccagccatccagtcagcAATCCAGCCAGTCAGtaatccagccagtcagccagccagtcagtcagccatccagtcagccagccagccagccagtcagccagccagccagccagccatccagtcagcaatccagccagccagtcagcaatCCAGTCAGTCAGCaatccagccagtcagtcagccagccagccagccagtcagtcagtcagtcagtcagccatccagtcagccagccagttagtcagcaatctagccagccagtcagccatccagtcagtcagcaatccagccagtcagccatccagccagtcatccagccattcatccagccagtcagtcagccagccagccatccagccagccatccagccagtcatccagccagtcagtcagtcagccattcatccatccatccatccatccagccagccagtcatccagccatccatccagtcagtcagccatccagccagtcatccagccattcatccatccatccagccggCCAGTACCAACCTGATTTAGAAGCTGCGGCGTTCTGTTGTTGCTCATAGCCCATCACCCTCTGTTGCATGGCGGCAGGATCCTTTTTGAACCGGTTGTCGAAGGTATGGAGAGCCATCAAGTCCCTGACCGTTTTCCCCTTGTTCATCCAGTCATCCGTCCTTTGTTTGTGGTTCTCTATCTCCGGCGTCAGGCTGTCCGGTCTGTGCTTATCCTTCTCGTGTTGCTCGATGCTGGAGAACGAGGCCGGGCGCTTACCGCCGTGCCCGTTGGGGCTACCAGCCATCAAACCTGACCCCGGGTGCCCCATCGGTCGGCCGTTAACGGCGTGCACGGAGGACATGTTCCCGTTCACCAAAGGCACTAGATTAGGAGGAACCGTGTTATTCCTGCGCGGGTTTGGGCTCTGCCGGTTAAGCTCTGGTGGATCGTCCGGTTTAGGAAATCCATTAGGTACCGGAATGCCGTTAGCCTGTCTCCCAGACTGGTACTCCGGCCCCAGCCGCGGAGGACGGTCCGATGTGGAGAGGGGGTAGCGGTCAAGGGGCTGAGGTGGTCGGGAACCGTTGTCTCCTCCAGAGCCGTGGTGATTAGCATGGATTTCTTTCCCCGAGAGCTGCTGCTGTTTAGCGGGCCCCGGAGATCTCCCCTCCTGTAAACCGTGAGCCCGCTTCAGCTGCCGGGCTGTCTCAATCACAAACTCGATCCGGTCCGCTCCTTCGTAGTTGACACATCCCCTGCAGATGGACTCGGTAAAATCCCAGATCATAGCCCAGGGCATGCGGGGCAGGTCGCATAAATAACAGGACTGCCTTCTTGAAGCAGCTACCGTCGCGGACGACATAGCTTCCCTTTCACCGAAAAACGGACGTTaaatctctctctaacccaggtctctgtgtgtggatatCTCCTAGTCCTTTTTAGAAATCAGACACAGGTCCTTCCGTGTCTGAAAAATacgtcctctactcctctccgtcGGTCTCCTGACTATAGCAACAAACAATTAAGTTACAAACAGAAGTGCATGACAGCAGGGAGGATGTTTTTTTAGACTACTACGACTGACGcgtcctctatctgtctctcttactgCCTCGCCTACAGCCTCCGCTCAGCCCAGTCCCGGTGTGGAGAGGTGACGTCACCGCCCGGGCACCGACAACATTCTATTTACTTCATTCTTCGACGGCAGCCCCCTCAGGCGCATGCTCAGTCACGCCAGTCTCCTTCgcccacattttttatttattttatttaatcactACTTGAACCTTTGCCAAGAAGGTTACAACCAACCAGCCACCGCCAGATCGGGGGTGGGAGAGACGGGAACAGTGTGATTGTTGCCTTCTGCTTCAAGTGAAAACGGAAAAGATATCCACGATAAATATCCTCTTTCTAAAGAATATTCGAGTCGAAATATGCTGGATATTGTGGCAGAGAGGCCAGTGTGTTTTGTGCATTAGAGAAATGTCTAAAAGATACCATTCTGCACTCTGTTGAGGCTCTATTAGAACCTAACAGTGTGTTACAACACAACATTTTCTTCAATATCAACATGATTTGGATGATAAATATATTAGAAAAGGCTACTATTGGAATGTTGAAAATATTCCAAGGTGCATTtttcacaatatatatatatatatatatatatattttttttttaatgcgttTGCAATGTCGTATAGGAAATCACCTTTCCCCGGTTACAGCAACTACAGCCAGACCCTTTCGATGCGTAAAATATTCCCTACATCCCGACTATTAGGCACAATCGTTCAGTAGTTGCAACAAAGTAACACGTCCACATTTCATCCTGTTGGCGGCCGCGTCATACCAAACCCGTAGCCCGGTCGTTACCGCAGCCTAATTCTGCTCATGAATATTCATGAGCATGCAAAAGAATGAAAGGGTTTCATTTTCGTCAGCTTTCAGTGTGCAAATTCATATTCTAACCGTTGATCTTCGTATAGGCTACAGTAAACAACAGGGCGgtgatctctctgtcctctgcacAGCGTACAGGCTGTTCCAGTAAACGCTATACTGTAGATGTGGGGATTTCCAGACTTGTGAAATGGGACCATAACCGGATAGCCCACTTTATCCAAGTAGGTTATAAGAGGCACTGCAACATAACGTCACATCTGATGCATTTTGATGTTAAGTATTGGTAAGTGGGTGGGTAGGCTACGGAAATAAACTATTAATGAACCGTGAACTACACCAGTCACTCAATAAACCTAAATATTAAATATTATAATAATTTGCCTATTCGAATATGTCTCAAAATCTTATCACTGAATACACCCGTGTGTAAAAGTCAAAAACAAGTGCATAAAAGGTTCTTAAAAGGACAATAAAGTTTCATGAATTCAAATGTAGAATTCCAGTGTTCTCCAGCAGTTGGAGAAGTGGGTGGCAGGAGGGGAGtagtattttgttttgtcattccacccgaggcagggaggcagggttcATTCCACccgaggcagggaggcagggttcATTCCACccgaggcagggaggcagggttcATTCCACccgaggcagggaggcagggttcATTCCACccgaggcagggaggcagggttcATTCCACccgaggcagggaggcagggttcattccatctgaggcagggaggcaggtTTCATTCCACccgaggcagggaggcagggttcATTCCACccgaggcagggaggcagggttcATTCCACCCGAGGCAGGGAGGCAGGTTTCATTCCACccgaggcagggaggcagggttcATTCCACccgaggcagggaggcagggttcATTCCACccgaggcagggaggcagggttcATTCCACCCGAGGCAGGGTTGAATCCATTCCAACAGATGCATAGCTGGAGGGTGAGGCAATAACGCAACTGACTGAAGCCTAGCAGCTGccaacacagtgtgtgtgtgtgtagacaggaTATATTTGTGCCGCCGTGACGTTCCAAAGAGGAACTAAGATGTTTAGTCACGTACCGACCTTACGCCTCGGCCCTACCTGCCAACCAATCCACCTAGCGCCCCGCCTCGGCCCTACCCGCCAACCAATCCACCTTGCGCCCCACCTCGGCTCTACCCGCCAACCAATCCGCCTTGCGCCCCGCCTCGGCCCTACCTGCCAACCAATCCCCCTTGCGCCCCGCCTCAGCTCCACCCGCCAACCAATCCACCTTGCGCCCCGCCCCTCCCCGCCAACCAATCCGCCTTGCGCCCCACCTCGTCTCACCCATCCAGGGAACCCTGGTTCCCAGCCAGCCTGCTGTGGAAATTAATGTTCTGTAGAGGACATTATGATGGTCTGACATTATGATGGTCTGACATTATGATGGTCTATAGAGGACATTATGATGGTCTGACATTATGATGGTCTGACATTATGATGGTCTGTAGAGGACATTATGATGGTCTGACATTATGATGGTCTATAGAGGACATTATGATGGTCTGACATTATGATGGTCTGTAGAGGACATTATGATGGTCTGTAGAGGACATTATGATGGTCTGTAGAGGACATCATGATGGTCTGACATTATGATGGTCTGTAGAGGACATTATGATGGTCTGACATTATGATGGTCTATAGAGGACATTATGATGGCTATAGA contains:
- the LOC112216388 gene encoding interferon regulatory factor 2-binding protein 2-A, producing the protein MSSATVAASRRQSCYLCDLPRMPWAMIWDFTESICRGCVNYEGADRIEFVIETARQLKRAHGLQEGRSPGPAKQQQLSGKEIHANHHGSGGDNGSRPPQPLDRYPLSTSDRPPRLGPEYQSGRQANGIPVPNGFPKPDDPPELNRQSPNPRRNNTVPPNLVPLVNGNMSSVHAVNGRPMGHPGSGLMAGSPNGHGGKRPASFSSIEQHEKDKHRPDSLTPEIENHKQRTDDWMNKGKTVRDLMALHTFDNRFKKDPAAMQQRVMGYEQQQNAAASKSDRGKHPRTMKRKASPEPEGEREGTAAKHNGEDRQQWLPGPPSDRDGHKMPPGPPPSFSSVPTNTISPHSRTTPPEAAQNGQSPMAALILAADNAGGGGNSSPKDGNQVHSTTRRNSSSPLSPSSMNQNRRLGQGRDGTGGAGTTHVSGGGVDQGHGPQSIPDPSVPGSVPLCCTLCHERLEDTHFVQCPSVPSHKFCFPCSRQSIKQQGATGEVYCPSGEKCPLVGSNVPWAFMQGEIATILAGDVKVKKERDT